The segment CCGGCATTGAAAGAAACAAGGCCTTGTGTGACAAACACCAGCGCAGTATTGGTTCATAGGCCCAGATGAACAGTTGAAACAGCAAGAGAACCCCACCCAGTGAGAACACCACGAATATGAAGTTCAGTATTATACCGGCGTCAACACCCAGCGGCTCCCAGTGACCAGCGAGCAGCCACGCGACAATGACAACAACTATATAGTTGAAGTATGTTGGCACCTTCGAAGTGACTTTCGCAGGTAGACGGGACTTGAAGTGCAGATACGCTCCGACTGCAATCAATACAAAGCCTGTGAACCAAAAGGCGAAGAAGAACGCAGTCAATCCGCCAAGCAGCAGTCCAAAAGACCAAAAGCGTCGCGAACGCGAGAGGTTTTTTCCCTTTGTGAACAGGATATGCGCCAGCGGCGGAATAATGGTAAGCGCTACGATCACCGATGCTATCAGCGCAAACGTCTTGGTGAATGCCAACGGCTTAAACAGTTTTCCTTCGGCTGCTTCCATCGTAAACACCGGCAGGAACGAGACGACAGTCGTCGCAATCGCCGTCAAAACGGCACTGCCTACCTCTGAAGACGCACGGAAAATAACCTCCAGGCGGTTCTCCTCCGGGTGCGCATTCTCAAGATGTCTGAGAATGTTCTCGCATATGACGATACCCATATCGACAATTGTGCCGATAGCAATCGCAATCCCGGACAACGCAACGATGTTTGCGTCGACTCCAAACAGCTTCATGGCAATAAACGTCATCAGCACGGTCAGAGGGAGAAGCCCCGAGATCAAGAGCGAACTCCTGAAATGCATGACCATGATGATGACTACGATAATCGTGACCAGAATCTCGTCAACCAGGGCCGTGTTGAGTGTTCCTAGGGTCTCGTATATCAACCCCGTGCGATCGTAGAATGGCACGATCGTGACTTGCGAGGTCCGGCCGTCCGCCAGAACTTTCTTCGGCAGACCCGGCGAAATCTCCTTGATCTTGGCCTTGACGTTCTTAATGCTCGCGAGGGGGTTTTCACCGTAGCGGACCACCACGACGCCGCCAACAACTTCTGCACCGCCTTTGTCAAGCGCGCCGCGTCTCAAGGCGGGCCCGAGCGAGACGGTAGCTACATCAGACACCCGCAGGGGCACGTTGCCCGTCTGCTTGACTACGGTCTTTTCAATATCCGCTATTTCTTCGATGAACCCGAGACCACGGATCACGTACTCCGCTTTGTTAATCTCGATAGTCTTTGCACCAACATCAACATTGGACATCCTGACGGCGTTGAACACATCAGTCAGCGTCACATCGTTTGCCCGCATGGCATCGGGGTTGACATCAACCTGGTATTCCTGGACAAAACCGCCGACCGACGCAACCTCCGAGACACCATCTGCAGACTGCAAGGCATAGCGTACGGTCCAGTCCTGGATTGACCGCAGTTCGTGGAGATCCCAGCCTCCAGTGGGGTTGCCGTCTTCGTCACGTCCTTCCAACGTGTACCAGAAGACCTGACCCAAGGCGGTAGCATCCGGACCAAGGGCTGGTTGGACGCCGTCCGGAAGTGTACCGCTGGGCAATGAGTTGAGCTTTTCCAAGACACGTGAGCGGGACCAATAGAATTCAACATCATCTTTAAAGATGATATAAATGCTCGAGAATCCGAAAAACGAATAGCTGCGAATGTCCTTCACGCCCGGAATACCCAGCAACGAAACGGTGAGCGGATATGAAATCTGATCTTCGACGTCCTGCGGCGAACGGCCCATCCATTCGGTGAAAACAATCTGCTGGTTTTCTCCGATATCGGGAATGGCGTCAACCGGAACAGGGTCTCGCTGCAAGCCGACAACCCGCCAATCGAACGGAGCCACCATGATTCCCCAAGCGATAATGACCAGCATAAGAAGTATAACGACCAGCTTATTCTCCAGACAGTACCTGATCACCCGGTCCAACAGTGACGCTCTCTGAAATTCACGTGAATGTTGTTGCTCAGTCATGATGCATTTACTCCGTCACTGCATCTCCGGCATGCAGCTCCTTCTTAATTTCTCCGCAACGAAGCATTGATTCGCCGTAAAAGGAGTTCCAGACGATGTCTTCCTGTTGCAACCAGTATGCTCCGGCATTGTCACGGGCCATCGGACAATACGTCAGATAAAACGGCTCATCGGACGCGTGTCCAAACGTATCGTGCATTTCTATAGTTGCCAATGATAGATTGAAGAAAGCGTCGCGCGCCCCGACAATCGATCCTGCGGAGTTACCGATTTTAGCGGCTCCTGCAAGATTCTCGGATATGTCCATCCACCGCTCGTGCGCTTTGCCTTCAAACAGGCTCATGTCCACGCCATCGATCAACTTGGCCAGCGTGCCGTATGCTTCTCTTGCCTCGTCGAGATTGTCATTGGCCAAGGCCATCTGAACGTCGAAGTAAGCGTCGTATACAGGAGCCAGGGCAACCAGAGCTTCTTCACAATCATCCAGTCTCTCAGCGGTACCAGCTTCGTACGGGCGTTCTTCCGCTGTGGCCATCCTGACCGACCCGGTCTCGCCGTGATCGTGGCCAGCAGCAACGGCACCACCCTGTGGCGACATCATACTTGGCTTGGCCTTGATCTGAAGTTCACTGTCAATCTTGAAGGCCCCGTTGGTAACAACCTGTTCTCCCTCTTCCAGCCCGTCTCTTACGACATAGTATTCCTGAGCACGAGGACCAAGCGTGATCTGCCGTCCCTCAAAAACGACACCTTCGTCGCTTGGCACCTGCACATAGACAACCGCTCGCTTGCCCGTAATTAGCGGTGCGGAGGCGGGAATCAGCAATGGAGCTTTCCCCGTTTTCTTGTTTCCTCCTGAGTAGCCAAACGTCTCCGCCGGCACCAGGTCCATACCACAGATGTCACATTTGCCTGGGCCATCTTTGACAATCTCCGGGTGCATCGGGCTGATCCATTTCCCCGCAAGCTCCGGCGCTATGACATTGCCCTCGCTATCCAAACGAGATTGGACCGAAGCACTGACGAACATCTCCGGTTTAAGCCGCTGGTCGGCGTTACCCACCACCGCGCGAATATTGACCGTCCGTGTTTTGGGATTTACTACCGGATCGATGAAGCTGATAACGGCATCGAAGACCTCACCCGGAAATGATGGCGATGTGAATGCAATGCGCTGGCCGTATTTCAGCCAAGGTAGATCTGATTCGTACGCCTCGAGCAGAACCCACAGCCGCTTGAGGTCTGCAATCGTGTAAATACGGGTTCCTGTTGAAACATACATTCCCTCTTTTGCATCCTTGTGGACAACTACGCCACCAGCAGGCGCCGTAATCGTAAGATGGTCTGAGGGCACGTTTCCTTGTTCTATGGCGGCAATCTGTGATTCGGAGAGTCCATAGAGACGCAGTTTCTCGCGGGCCGATTTCAATGTTTGATTCGCCGTTGATTTTAGAACGGTACTATTGGCGGTGCTGAGAGTTGCAACTGCCTTTTTGGCCTGCAGAAGTTCTTCCTGGGCGGCTACCAACTCTGGAGAGTACATGTGAACCATGTGATCACCCTTTGACACTGTCGCTCCCGTATAATCGACAAAGAGACTGTCCAGTCGTCCCGCCACCCAAGCAGTAATATACGAAACTCGGGTCTCGTCGTAGTCGAGCTTGCCGACCATGCGGATCGATCGCTCGGCAAACGCCCTGGTGACCGGAGTCGTTTGAACGCCGGCCAGTTTAACAGCCGTTTCTGACATGCGAATTTGGCTGGGGTCGAGGTCTTCTCCGCCTCCGCTGGTTTCAATCGGGATCAGATCCATAAAGCATAACGGGCACTTGCCCGGCTTCGGGAGCTGGATCTGCGGATGCATGGAACAAGTCCACATGGTGGGTTCCGATGATTCAGCTGATGCGGCAGGAGCGTGCTCATCTGCGCCGCTGTTCGGTTCTGTCGATTCTCCACCACCAAACAAGAGACCGCCGAGGGAGAACGCCACGATAGCTACAATCAACAGTGAGATGGTTGCTGAGCGTCCTCGCGGGATCAGCCCCCGCCAGTTGTTTCGAGTTGTCTGTTCAGTATTCATGACGTTCTTTCCCTCTTACGATCTCAATGCACAGCAACCCTAGTGATTGTGTCCGCTGTGGTCACTGTGATCCATCTTCTTCATGTTTTCTGACTTCGAGTCAGTATCCTCATCAAGTTTCTTCAAGTAGTTCTCCGGATCTTCGTTGAACGTGCCGCGGCACTTCTTGCAGCAGAACACAACTCGACGGCCTTCGTAGTCTGAGTAGACAGACTTGTCCTCCAGTATTTCGCCTGAGACGGGACACGTGGATTGAATGTTCTCAAACAGTACGCCTTCTCCGGCAGCTTTCTTGAAAAACTTGTCCGGATCGGCTTTCAGTTTTTCCGAGCACATCGGGCAGCAGTGATAGACCCGCTGGCCCTGAATATCGGTATAGACTGTCGAATCGATCTTGCCGCCCATTACCGGACAATGAGTCTGGTTCTTCAGCTCCTTGGGAGCGTCAGCTTCAGATTTCTTGTCTGCATCCCCAGCTTGCGCGACCGATACAAGTCCAAAGAGCAGGACGAGGGCTGTGAGTGCATGTTTGAATGAACGCATTTCGTTACTCCTTCCGAGTAGGTTATTGTTGCAGGTGTTTGCTGAGTTCTGTTCCGCTGAGCATTTCCAGTTGGGCGCGCTTCGTGGCAAGTCGGGTCTGTTCTCGCGCCACCGTCAGCTGGAAATCCAGCAATTGTCTCTGAGCATCCAAGACATTTAGAAAATCCGTTTCGCCTGCCTGATAGGCGGCATAGATGGCGTTCAGGGACTGCTCGGCTTTGGGTACAAGCCCGTCGCGGTACAGGCGAGTCTTGCGCAGAGCATCCGAATACTCGAACAGGAGCCGTTCACTCACCGCCACGAGTTGGTTTTCCGAGTCCTTCAAATTGTATTCAGCCGCCCGGCGCCGCGCTTCGGCTTCCTTCTTGCGAGCACTGTTCTTGCCGAACCAGATTGGCAACGATACGCTGGCGCCAATCATCCAGGGATCCTTGCCGCTTTCCGACATATCCGGATTGATAGCCTCCCCAGTCTGGATGTAATCGACACCAATGGAGAACGACGGCATCGTTTGCTTGCCGGCCAGCCTCTCCTCGGCTCGTCTACTCTCGATAATCCGGTCAAGTGCTCGGAGATTCGGATTGTGGCGGGTGATGATGGCGACCACCGAATCTTCGACAAGCGGCACTTCCGCCACAGTAATAGACTGCGGGACGGGAATCTCTACGTCGCCCGGCAGATTTAGCCAGGCTCTCAATCGGGCGGCCTTGGGCTCAACCTGTTCACGGAGCGTCTGCAAATGGTCTTCGAGCTTTCCAAGTTCTACCTGAGCCTTGATGACATCGGGATGTTGCTTTAGTCCCACCTTGTATTTGGATTGTGCGACCGATTCCCAAAACTTCAGAAGCTCAAAGTTCTCACTGGTGATTTGGAGGTCTTGACCTAAAAAGTAGTAGTCATAGAATGCGGACTTTACATCGTAGTACAGCTCATACTTGGCCGCTTCAAATCGCTGATATGATGCCTGCGACATTGCAAAGGCCATGTCTTCTTTCGCGCCAAGCGTTCCAAACCACGGAAACGACTGACGCACCCCAAACCGTTGTTCCTGCGGACCGACCCGGGTCTCCACGTTCTCGATGAAGTAGGCGTAGTTGAACATCGGATCGGGCAATGCCCCGACATGATCGGATTTCTTCAGGTCCGCGATCCAACGATTATAGGCGGATCGCAACCGCGGACTCCTTTCCATCGCCACCGCCAAGTAGTCGGCCAGAGTGCTGGTCGAGTCAAAGGACGGAATCAGTTTTGGGATTGTGTCCAGAACAGGAGCCAGCGAGTCGATAGTCGAGCGCGCTTCAGACTTGTCGGCGGCCTGGACTAAACCTGCCCAGAAGAGAACAAACACCGCCAGTGAGGAGATCATGTATCCGTAGTTCCTCGTTGCGCATCGGGGCTGGTCAAATAAACGTCTGATTATCATGTTTGGCCTAATCATCCAGTTTCTCAGTCGTGTTGGTTTCATTGAACAATGGGGATATCAAATGGCATGCCCAAAAGCACAAGCCACTTAACAACAACGACTTCCGGATTCCGAGATAGGCGAGTGTAGAATTTGTGTGTAGAATATTCTTCAATATCGAATAATATTCTGTATAGCCCG is part of the Candidatus Zixiibacteriota bacterium genome and harbors:
- a CDS encoding efflux RND transporter permease subunit encodes the protein MTEQQHSREFQRASLLDRVIRYCLENKLVVILLMLVIIAWGIMVAPFDWRVVGLQRDPVPVDAIPDIGENQQIVFTEWMGRSPQDVEDQISYPLTVSLLGIPGVKDIRSYSFFGFSSIYIIFKDDVEFYWSRSRVLEKLNSLPSGTLPDGVQPALGPDATALGQVFWYTLEGRDEDGNPTGGWDLHELRSIQDWTVRYALQSADGVSEVASVGGFVQEYQVDVNPDAMRANDVTLTDVFNAVRMSNVDVGAKTIEINKAEYVIRGLGFIEEIADIEKTVVKQTGNVPLRVSDVATVSLGPALRRGALDKGGAEVVGGVVVVRYGENPLASIKNVKAKIKEISPGLPKKVLADGRTSQVTIVPFYDRTGLIYETLGTLNTALVDEILVTIIVVIIMVMHFRSSLLISGLLPLTVLMTFIAMKLFGVDANIVALSGIAIAIGTIVDMGIVICENILRHLENAHPEENRLEVIFRASSEVGSAVLTAIATTVVSFLPVFTMEAAEGKLFKPLAFTKTFALIASVIVALTIIPPLAHILFTKGKNLSRSRRFWSFGLLLGGLTAFFFAFWFTGFVLIAVGAYLHFKSRLPAKVTSKVPTYFNYIVVVIVAWLLAGHWEPLGVDAGIILNFIFVVFSLGGVLLLFQLFIWAYEPILRWCLSHKALFLSMPVLLVVLGLTVWLGFGSIFGWMPSWVSSSRPFVAMNHAFPGLGKEFMPDLDEGSFLWMPTTMPHASIGEALDVLQHQDMAFRSIPEISSVVGKLGRADSPLDPAPISMIETVINYKPEYKVDESGHRLRFEYDEEKGEFVRDQNGELIPDDDGRPYRNWRDHIQSPDDIWDEIVKAGKLMGTTSAPKLQPIAARIVMLQSGMRAPMGVKVKGPDLETIERVGLEIEKYLKQVPSVEPAAVIADRIVGKPYLEIDIDREKIARYGLSIRKVQDVIEVAVGGKKLTTTVEGRERYPVRVRYQRELRNSLDELGSILVPTASGAQIPIIELAEIRFVRGPMVIKSENTFLTGYVIFDKKPGYAEVDVVQDAQRLLQDKIRSGEFDVPAGVSYEFAGSYKNQVRSEKKLMVVMPLALIVIFLILYFQFKHVPTTLLVFSGIFVAWSGGFLMLWLYGQGWFLDFSLFGENMRELFQVRNFNLSVAVWVGFLALFGIATDDGVIISTYLKQVFDRDRPNTIQAVREATVEAGKRRIRPALMTVATTILALIPVLTSTGRGADIMVPMAIPSFGGMTVVLITVFTVPTLYCLLAELRVKRQISRGKEIEE
- a CDS encoding efflux RND transporter periplasmic adaptor subunit, coding for MNTEQTTRNNWRGLIPRGRSATISLLIVAIVAFSLGGLLFGGGESTEPNSGADEHAPAASAESSEPTMWTCSMHPQIQLPKPGKCPLCFMDLIPIETSGGGEDLDPSQIRMSETAVKLAGVQTTPVTRAFAERSIRMVGKLDYDETRVSYITAWVAGRLDSLFVDYTGATVSKGDHMVHMYSPELVAAQEELLQAKKAVATLSTANSTVLKSTANQTLKSAREKLRLYGLSESQIAAIEQGNVPSDHLTITAPAGGVVVHKDAKEGMYVSTGTRIYTIADLKRLWVLLEAYESDLPWLKYGQRIAFTSPSFPGEVFDAVISFIDPVVNPKTRTVNIRAVVGNADQRLKPEMFVSASVQSRLDSEGNVIAPELAGKWISPMHPEIVKDGPGKCDICGMDLVPAETFGYSGGNKKTGKAPLLIPASAPLITGKRAVVYVQVPSDEGVVFEGRQITLGPRAQEYYVVRDGLEEGEQVVTNGAFKIDSELQIKAKPSMMSPQGGAVAAGHDHGETGSVRMATAEERPYEAGTAERLDDCEEALVALAPVYDAYFDVQMALANDNLDEAREAYGTLAKLIDGVDMSLFEGKAHERWMDISENLAGAAKIGNSAGSIVGARDAFFNLSLATIEMHDTFGHASDEPFYLTYCPMARDNAGAYWLQQEDIVWNSFYGESMLRCGEIKKELHAGDAVTE
- a CDS encoding YHS domain-containing protein gives rise to the protein MRSFKHALTALVLLFGLVSVAQAGDADKKSEADAPKELKNQTHCPVMGGKIDSTVYTDIQGQRVYHCCPMCSEKLKADPDKFFKKAAGEGVLFENIQSTCPVSGEILEDKSVYSDYEGRRVVFCCKKCRGTFNEDPENYLKKLDEDTDSKSENMKKMDHSDHSGHNH
- a CDS encoding TolC family protein; amino-acid sequence: MISSLAVFVLFWAGLVQAADKSEARSTIDSLAPVLDTIPKLIPSFDSTSTLADYLAVAMERSPRLRSAYNRWIADLKKSDHVGALPDPMFNYAYFIENVETRVGPQEQRFGVRQSFPWFGTLGAKEDMAFAMSQASYQRFEAAKYELYYDVKSAFYDYYFLGQDLQITSENFELLKFWESVAQSKYKVGLKQHPDVIKAQVELGKLEDHLQTLREQVEPKAARLRAWLNLPGDVEIPVPQSITVAEVPLVEDSVVAIITRHNPNLRALDRIIESRRAEERLAGKQTMPSFSIGVDYIQTGEAINPDMSESGKDPWMIGASVSLPIWFGKNSARKKEAEARRRAAEYNLKDSENQLVAVSERLLFEYSDALRKTRLYRDGLVPKAEQSLNAIYAAYQAGETDFLNVLDAQRQLLDFQLTVAREQTRLATKRAQLEMLSGTELSKHLQQ